The following DNA comes from Chryseobacterium gallinarum.
GGAATGGCTCTTCTGGAAGATAATGATCTTGAAGCCATTTATACCAGTGGCCACCTGGAAAAAGGAAATGTGGCTATTCTTGCCCCGGGGAACGGGCTTGGAGAAGCAGGGTATTTCTTCGACGGAAAAAATTTAAGGCCTTTTGCTACAGAAGGAGGGCATTCTGAGTTTTCACCGAGAACCAATGTAGAAGTTGAATTTTACCAGTTTCTGAATAATATCTACGGAATTGTAAGCTGGAAAATGTACTTTCAAAATCAGGATTGTTTAATATCTATAGATTTTTAAGAGACGTAAAAAGACATCCTGAGCCTGAATGGCTGGGAGAGCGTCTTGCCGGCGGAAATTTCGCAGAAGAACTTTACAAGGCTGCTGTAGAAGAAAATGTATTGATCTGTAAAATTGCATTGGACACTTTCCTTGAATTCTTAGCAAGAGAAGCAAATAACCTGACATTGAAGCTAAAAGCCACCGGAGGTCTGCTGATTGCAGGAGATATCCCTCAGTTGGTCATCCAATACATTGATAAGGATAAATTCTATGAAAAATTCAAGATCAGTGACAAAATGGAAGAAATGCTGAAAAATATTCCGATATATCTGGTGAAACAAAACCATACCGCATTAAAAGGAGTGGCGCTCTATACGGCTTACTACCAAGATTAGCATACAAACTCCGGTTTATCCGGAGTTTTTTTATGACCTGATATTATTCATAAAAATAATTGAAATTCTTGATATACATCAATGAAATCTATTGTGTAAGTTGGCTACCTTTGTGTTGTTAAAATAAATAAACAATTCTATTCAATGAAAAAAATATTTTTACTGGCAGTGTTAGCTGGTGGTTTAGCTTTCGGACAGACTAAAAAAGTGGTAGCATCTGATATTCACTGGTGGGGATACAAAGTAGCAAAATCTGAGGCAAGCTCTCATGACGGAACTATTAAAGTAAAATCAGGAGACATGGTGATGAAAGGAAATCAATTAGTAGGGGGAAGCTTTGTTTTGGATATGACTTCTATCAATGCAACTGACCTTACAGGGGAATATCAGCAAAAATTAAACGGGCACCTTAAAAACGGTGATTTCTTTGAAGTGGAGAAGTACCCGACTGCTACTTTCAAAATTACCGGTGTAAAGAAAAACAACGATAAGACCTATAATTCTTTAGTAACAGGAAACCTTACCGTAAAAGGAAAAACAAATCCAGTTACTTTCCCTGCAAAAATTGCTTACAGCAAAGGAGTAGTAAGTTTAGTATCCAACAAATTCTCTTTCGACAGACAGAAATTTGATGTAGCATACAAGTCTACTATGCAGGATGTTTTTGTGAAAGATGATATTGATATGGTAGTAAAGGTGACTGCTCAATAAATTAATCAAAAAAAGATTGTTAAAAGTGTAGAAGTTCTACACTTTTTTTTATTTTTGTTGAATTGTAAATAAAAAAGAATGAAAAGATTACTATTGTTTGCTATGGTGTGCGCAAGCATATCATTTGTTTCTGCACAAAAGAAATTTGATAAAGTTTCAAAAGTGACTTCATCAGAGATCAGATGGTGGGGATACAAAGTTGTAAAAACCGAAGCCTCATCCCATTCAGGAACGGTAAAGCTTAAGAGTGGAAAATTCAACTTTGATAAAACTGTTTTGGTGGACGGAGAGTTTGTAATAGATATGAGAAGCCTGATGGCGGGCGATGTTTCTGATGAAGACCAGATCAAGCTTACTAATGACCTGAAGAGTACCAACTTTTTTGAAGTGAAAAAATTCCCGGTTGCCAAATTCCATTTGACTAAAATTATTCCTTTAGCAAACAGTGAATATAATTCTACCGTATATGGAGACCTTACACTTAAAGGGGTGAGAAAAACAATTTCTTTCCCTGCCAATGTTTATGTTACTCAGTTTACGGTAGTGATTGAATCTGCAAAGTTCTCCCTAAACAGAAGGGATTTTAAAGTATTCTATCAATCTTCGCTGAAAGATTATTTCATTAAAAATGAAATGGATATTCAATTTAAAGTTTCTACCGAGACTTTGGATAATGATAACAGGATTCCGGTAAAGAAAAAGAAATAAGAGTATACACATACTATAGATATGGAAAGAGCAGTTCAGATGGACTGTTCTTTTTTTATGAAAAAAATGATCAATAATTGAACGTTACAATAAAAGAGAATGTTAGTGTTCATAGCATATGCAATCTGAAATTCTATAGGTTTTATTAAATGCCTGTTTTGATATTTTTTTTAAATTAGTCCTATGAAAATTTATATCGTAAGCGGTCTTGGAGCAGATTTTAAAGTCCTTGAAAGACTGGAGTTTCCCAGGCACTGTGAATTGATTTTTATAGATTGGCTTATTCCGGAAAAAAATGAACCTTTTCATAAGTACGTGGAAAGAATGGCAGAAAAGGTGGATGATTCGGAGCCGTTCTGTTTATTAGGGTATTCTTTTGGCGGGATTATGGTACAGGAAATCAACCGGCTGAAACCTGCCGAAAAAGTCGTGATCCTGGGAAGCATAAAATCTGATAAAGAAAAATCCAGGTTTATCAAAACTGGAGAAGTTACCAAAATCCCACGATTACTTCCGGTAGGGTTATTTAATGATAAAGCCACCAATTTATACGCCAGCCTCAGAAAACTTTTTGATCCTAAAAATCCCAGGCTCCTTCAGTATTTCAGGGTAAAAGATCCATATTACCTGAAATGGTCTGTAGAAAAAGTCGCTGAATGGAAGTTTGAGGAAAATCCTAATGTTATTCAGATCCTGGGAGACAAGGATATTGTATTTCCGATCCGTTATTCAAAGCCCGATTATGTCATTAAAGGAGGAACCCATTTATTTCCAGCTACCAAATACAAAGAGGTCTCCAAAATATTATCTGAAATATTCAATGATAAATAGAAATATTATTATTTGGTAGTATTTTTATAGGGGTATTTGTAATAAAAATATGTTTTTATTGTATTTATGTTTAAATTTGATAGGGTTTAAATGTAAATTATATGAAAACAGGACTTAAGTGGATTGTCTCTTTCTGTATAATCAGTCTTGTGGCAGTCGGTGGTTTATTCTGGAATCCTTCCGTTACTGAGGATTCTTTTACCGGAGATTTCCTTGGTGAAGATAAAATTGTAGGAGCAGATGTTGCCTGGATTCTTGCGGCGGCAGGTCTGGTGCTTCTTATGACGCCCGGGCTTTCTTTCTTTTACGGGGGAATGGTAGGAAGGAAAAATATAATTTCCACTATGCTGCAAAGCTTTATTGCATTAGGGGTCATCTCTATTCTGTGGGTTGTTGTAGGTTTTTCATTATCTTTTGGGGAATCATTAGGAATTACAATTTCCGGAAAACATTATGGAATCATCGGAAATCCGCTGACTTATCCGTTTTTTAAAGGAGTAGGAGGTTTGCCGCACCGGATGATGGCTTCTACAATTCCTTTTATTCTGTTTGCTCTATTCCAGATGAAATTTGCCGTTATAACCCCGGCCATTATTACAGGCTCTTTTGCAGAGCGGGTCCGTTTTATCTCTTATCTTTTATTCATTATTCTATTCTGTATTTTTATTTATACGCCGCTTTGTCACATGGTGTGGCATCCTGATGGTCTTCTGAATACATATTTCGGTGTAAAAGACTTTGCAGGAGGAACTGTAGTGCATATGAGTGCCGGGTTTGCAGCGTTAGCCGGGGCTTTGGTATTAGGCAATCGGAAAAATCCCCACCATGAGCCGTCAAACATTCCTTATGTTCTCCTGGGAACAGGGATGCTGTGGTTCGGATGGTTTGGATTCAATGCCGGTTCAGCATTAAGTGCTTCTGCTTCCGCGGCGTCAGCATTTGGTACCACCACAATTGCTTCCGCTTCCGCAATGATGACATGGATTTTTTTCGACAGAATCAATGGAAGAAGTATATCAGCACTGG
Coding sequences within:
- a CDS encoding YceI family protein, which produces MKKIFLLAVLAGGLAFGQTKKVVASDIHWWGYKVAKSEASSHDGTIKVKSGDMVMKGNQLVGGSFVLDMTSINATDLTGEYQQKLNGHLKNGDFFEVEKYPTATFKITGVKKNNDKTYNSLVTGNLTVKGKTNPVTFPAKIAYSKGVVSLVSNKFSFDRQKFDVAYKSTMQDVFVKDDIDMVVKVTAQ
- a CDS encoding YceI family protein: MKRLLLFAMVCASISFVSAQKKFDKVSKVTSSEIRWWGYKVVKTEASSHSGTVKLKSGKFNFDKTVLVDGEFVIDMRSLMAGDVSDEDQIKLTNDLKSTNFFEVKKFPVAKFHLTKIIPLANSEYNSTVYGDLTLKGVRKTISFPANVYVTQFTVVIESAKFSLNRRDFKVFYQSSLKDYFIKNEMDIQFKVSTETLDNDNRIPVKKKK
- a CDS encoding alpha/beta hydrolase, translated to MKIYIVSGLGADFKVLERLEFPRHCELIFIDWLIPEKNEPFHKYVERMAEKVDDSEPFCLLGYSFGGIMVQEINRLKPAEKVVILGSIKSDKEKSRFIKTGEVTKIPRLLPVGLFNDKATNLYASLRKLFDPKNPRLLQYFRVKDPYYLKWSVEKVAEWKFEENPNVIQILGDKDIVFPIRYSKPDYVIKGGTHLFPATKYKEVSKILSEIFNDK
- a CDS encoding ammonium transporter, with amino-acid sequence MKTGLKWIVSFCIISLVAVGGLFWNPSVTEDSFTGDFLGEDKIVGADVAWILAAAGLVLLMTPGLSFFYGGMVGRKNIISTMLQSFIALGVISILWVVVGFSLSFGESLGITISGKHYGIIGNPLTYPFFKGVGGLPHRMMASTIPFILFALFQMKFAVITPAIITGSFAERVRFISYLLFIILFCIFIYTPLCHMVWHPDGLLNTYFGVKDFAGGTVVHMSAGFAALAGALVLGNRKNPHHEPSNIPYVLLGTGMLWFGWFGFNAGSALSASASAASAFGTTTIASASAMMTWIFFDRINGRSISALGACIGAVVGLVAITPGCGFVSIQESLFIGFISAIVSNMMVNWKALKKIDDTLDVFACHGVGGIMGMILTAVFAHGEKASLLHGGIEVFLHHMIALALVSVFTFSGSLLLYKITDSIIPLRVSEESENKGLDLSQHGERFN